In Nematostella vectensis chromosome 2, jaNemVect1.1, whole genome shotgun sequence, one genomic interval encodes:
- the LOC5505206 gene encoding ras suppressor protein 1 has translation MSKALKKLVDETKEQGYTELDLCDKGISSLNDISNLTTARHLVRLTLSHNKITSLPQAIVELQNLETLILFNNHIEELPIALGSLPKLRHLNVAVNRLSSLPKGLGTASALEILDLTYNNLNEKSLPGNFFIMSQLRALYFGDNDFEMIPPEIGQLKNLQVLVFRDNDLISLPPEIGELKSLRELHIQNNRLMVLPPELGALNLGSPRHVFKAEGNPWIQQLDDQIILGPFHVMDYIKTDGYKTVYEKHLESPPMPPAKEEKFKVSKKSRKK, from the exons ATGTCGAAGGCTTTGAAGAAACTCGTCGATGAAACGAAAGAACAAGGCTACACGGAGCTGGATCTGTGTGATAAAGGCATATCAAGTCTGAATGATATATCGAATCTAA CGACAGCACGACATCTTGTCCGGCTCACCCTCAGTCATAACAAGATTACGA GTCTTCCTCAAGCGATTGTAGAGCTTCAAAATTTGGAGACATTAATTCTATTTAATAATCATATTGAG GAACTTCCGATTGCACTTGGGTCCCTACCAAAGCTAAGACATCTAAATGTTGC GGTAAATAGACTAAGCTCCCTTCCTAAAGGCCTCGGCACAGCTTCTGCTCTGGAGATCCTAGACCTCACTTACAATAATCTCAACGAAAAATCATTACCTGGGAATTTCTTTATTATGT cTCAACTTCGAGCTCTGTACTTTGGTGACAATGATTTTGAGATGATCCCACCTGAAATAGGGCAGCTGAAGAATCTACAAGTT CTTGTTTTCCGAGACAATGACCTGATATCACTACCACCGGAGATTGGAGAACTAAAAAGTTTAAGAGAGCTCCACATTCAGAACAACAGACTGATGGTGCTGCCTCCTGAATTAG GGGCCTTGAATCTTGGAAGTCCTCGCCATGTATTCAAAGCTGAGGGAAATCCATGGATTCAACAACTAGATGATCAGATTATCCTTGGCCCATTCCATGTGATGGACTACATCAAAACAGATGGATACAAAAC GGTTTATGAGAAACACCTAGAGTCACCACCCATGCCACCAGCAAAAGAGGAAAAGTTTAAAGTATCCAAGAAGAGCAGGAAGAAgtag
- the LOC5505198 gene encoding tetratricopeptide repeat protein 13 has product MAARMAKLLFLLLCCSPISSSQAIHVSDSRHFCAKEQQVLHINLGSELPHSTGTVDKTPVHCHIERDEENHSCQQTFECESLRNACVPENQNHFVIQSYNGQGLHLVITHTSGKKLFTTGNNSVDKEVAHAISLLGCGDIDDAISYFTKIIKEHPKVTSAFLGRGTAYVKKGIQIKENSDAAISDFSTVISHSPKNPEGWIRRAEVLSPIGRIPEAIKDISVALSLQPSAELYLISGTLHFMSEDYVTATKNLEKSLEYNPSQATATLYLGLSLYHRGLIQQAIPLYKKALQANTNTAEVHRSLGHAYRELGDASAAYEHFTAALLLEPRSAETFHLRGMLQYMNGKPALALNDFKACQSFDPQNTACLYMKAVCYATLGNFYETVKMSTKILYGDHGGIMNPIAVKAQFLKEYSRYLHSHLDTPLTSFTPDEGLDGNLRDHWVKSLPFSILNYTEQPGIQPSIREVESLPFEEYSTDAKTILCKSQLLGPLVQYHTDGFLPSTRHHRAMGLAILDVAQAAQRHWKSVRSSKASDKSARLSWRAMFDVAVKWRRLVDPDQAVMWLDKMPQKSVRAGFNVHMTLVRGQMRNVRYSDYFEKIFQFTKKMLLHFYKTEEFSTKDFKRRIEKSRTCEDLISALKVQNPTNPQPGLMLSTHVTSLLTAGKSNLDGVILMLSEGSGKNLVFSMDTPTTPTRTANYHSELEFLWNQIRDEVRKPSNKDSDPLGVYILSFAYYFLNLMPLSRGTSAVAYTVALGLFLAAGKEATGNIPKGKEVDLEAMIGGTADKFAKEVQAWLALKKASPSLTSFPSVRDTFPTLRHALEALNVDVEAEHCKRHRPRKSQ; this is encoded by the exons AGTGTGAAAGCCTGAGGAATGCATGTGTTCCTGAAAACCAGAATCATTTTGTGATTCAAAGTTATAATGGGCAG GGGCTACACCTAGTGATTACTCACACGTCTGGCAAGAAGCTCTTTACTACAGGCAATAACAGTGTGGATAAGGAAGTTG CTCATGCTATTAGTCTTTTGGGATGTGGAGATATTGATGATGCTATCTCCTATTTTACCAAGATTATCAAG GAGCATCCCAAGGTGACGAGCGCTTTCCTCGGTCGAGGGACAGCATATGTAAAGAAGGGTATTCAG aTCAAAGAGAACTCAGATGCTGCCATCAGTGACTTCTCCACCGTGATCAGCCATAGCCCTAAGAATCCAGAGGGATGGATAAGGAGAGCAGAG GTGCTATCACCCATTGGCCGCATCCCTGAAGCTATCAAAGACATTAGTGTTGCCCTTAGCTTACAGCCTTCAGCAGAGTTGTACTTGATCAGTGGTACTTTACACTTTATGTCTGAG GATTATGTTACAGCAACGAAAAACTTGGAAAAATCACTTGAGTACAACCCAAGTCAGGCAACTGCTACTCTGTACCTAGGGCTGTCACTATACCACAGAGGGCTTATACAG CAAGCCATTCCATTGTACAAGAAGGCACTCCAGGCGAACACTAATACTGCAGAGGTGCATAGGAGTCTTGGTCATGCATACAG GGAACTGGGAGATGCTTCAGCTGCTTATGAGCATTTCACTGCAGCATTGCTACTAGAACCAAGAAGTGCAGAA ACGTTCCACCTTCGTGGGATGCTGCAATACATGAATGGAAAACCAGCTCTGGCTCTTAATGACTTTAAG GCTTGTCAGAGTTTCGACCCTCAAAATACAGCCTGTTTGTACATGAAAGCTGTCTGTTATGCAACATTAGGAAATTTCTATGAAACTGTAAAAATGTCAACTAAG ATACTTTATGGAGATCATGGAGGAATCATGAATCCTATTGCTGTGAAAGCCCAATTTTTAAAAG AATATTCACGGTATCTTCACTCTCATCTCGACACCCCCCTAACTAGCTTCACCCCAGATGAAGGGTTGGATGGGAACTTGAGGGACCACTGGGTCAAGAGTCTTCCCTTCAGCATCCTT AACTACACTGAGCAGCCAGGTATCCAACCCAGTATCCGGGAAGTGGAGTCGTTACCGTTCGAGGAATATTCAACAGACGCAAAG ACGATCCTTTGCAAATCTCAGTTGCTGGGTCCGCTAGTGCAGTACCACACAGATGGCTTTCTCCCAAGCACTCGGCACCACAGGGCCATGGGTCTGGCTATCTTAGATGTGGCACAGGCGGCTCAGAGGCACTGGAAGTCCGTACGCTCATCCAAGGCGTCTGATAAGTCTGCGAGGTTGTCTTGGAGGGCCATGTTTGATGTGGCAGTCAAGTGGAGAAG GCTAGTTGACCCTGATCAAGCAGTCATGTGGCTGGATAAAATGCCTCAGAAGAGTGTCCGTGCCGGGTTCAATGTTCACATGACCTTGGTCAG GGGTCAAATGAGAAACGTCAGATACTCAGACTACTTTGAGAAGATATTTCAGTTTACAAAGAAGATGCTGTTACATTTTTATAA GACCGAGGAGTTTAGTACTAAAGACTTTAAACGAAGGATAGAAAAATCAAGAACATGCGAAGACTTGATCAGCGCTCTAAAG GTTCAGAATCCAACTAATCCTCAGCCAGGGTTGATGCTTTCCACGCATGTCACCAGCCTTTTAACCGCTGGAAAGAGTAACTTGGATGGGGTCATCCTAATGCTGTCGGAGGGAAG TGGTAAAAACCTGGTGTTTTCCATGGATACGCCGACGACTCCCACACGAACCGCTAACTACCACTCGGAGCTAGAATTCCTGTGGAACCAGATCAGAGATGAAGTCCGCAAGCCTTCGAACAAG GACTCGGACCCTTTAGGCGTATACATACTCTCCTTTGCGTATTACTTCCTGAACCTCATGCCGCTGTCTAGAGGCACCAG TGCGGTTGCGTACACTGTGGCGTTGGGGCTGTTTCTCGCGGCGGGCAAAGAGGCGACGGGGAATATCCCCAAAGGGAAG GAAGTAGACCTTGAGGCCATGATAGGTGGTACCGCTGACAAGTTTGCTAAGGAAGTGCAGGCATGGCTCGCTCTGAAGAA GGCTTCTCCATCACTGACGTCATTTCCGTCCGTAAGAGACACCTTCCCAACTCTCCGCCATGCGCTTGAAGCACTAAACGTTGACGTCGAAGCCGAGCACTGCAAGCGTCACAGACCAAGAAAGAGCCAGTGA
- the LOC116613045 gene encoding aquaporin-5, giving the protein MRRPGSPSFASSSSNDMESTGFIISASLVEIFGSLLYGFLGCASTVSFDSPRSIESIALSYGILYAVLVYILAPFSGGYVNPIVTIALLLTRKVSVLKAVFYIISQITGGIAGVALFSTILPFENVMEVSQFNGNIGPIACFVMEVVLSFLFVCTVLVCRENDLSHFLVGSASGVTLIACHLAEFQLVGWGINPACALGAAVMSNRPVHVWVYLVGPVTGSTLAAGFHYASKYFPGFVPDDTFLIKGEAINLPEVKRCESGMGLESVIVEKPQPVSPRFDRMQIPDEMKTNL; this is encoded by the exons ATGCGGAGGCCTGGGTCGCCCTCCTTCGCCAGTTCTAGCTCTAACGACATGGAAAGTACAGGCTTTATAATCTCTGCAAGTCTGGTAGAGATTTTTGGTAGTCTACTGTACGGCTTTCTTGGATGTGCATCGACTGTGTCCTTTGATAGCCCTCGCTCAATCGAGAGCATTGCTCTTTCTTATGGTATTTTGTACGCAGttcttgtttacattttggCGCCGTTCAGTGGAGGATACGTGAACCCCATCGTCACCATCGCACTGTTGCTGACCAGAAAAGTGTCTGTTTTAAAGGCTGTATTCTATATAATATCTCAGATAACTGGTG GCATTGCGGGAGTAGCTCTCTTTAGCACAATCCTACCCTTCGAAAACGTGATGGAAGTCAGCCAATTCAATGGTAACATCGGTCCTATAGCTTGCTTTGTCATGGAGGTAGTTTTGAGTTTCCTGTTCGTCTGCACTGTGCTTGTCTGCCGTGAAAATGATTTAAGCCATTTCCTGGTGGGCAGTGCAAGTGGTGTGACCCTGATAGCCTGTCACCTAGCAGAG TTCCAGCTTGTTGGTTGGGGCATAAACCCGGCATGTGCTTTGGGGGCAGCCGTTATGAGCAACAGACCAGTGCATGTATGG GTGTATTTGGTAGGCCCAGTTACTGGCAGCACCCTAGCAGCAGGTTTCCACTATGCAAGCAAGTACTTCCCTGGGTTTGTACCAGATGACACATTCTTGATCAAAGGAGAGGCAATTAACCTGCCTGAGGTGAAGCGATGTGAAAGTGGGATGGGTCTAGAGTCTGTCATTGTGGAGAAACCTCAGCCAGTTTCACCAAGATTTGATAGGATGCAAATTCCAGATGAGATGAAAACTAACCTGTAA
- the LOC5505207 gene encoding homeobox protein XENK-2, with protein MNSFSIKDILNRQAAEDRLSKMQKFKRDDGQAEAAHSELASYSKTVVSEIQHMERALRACEDTRDREQARVDNGSGLQDVPKFTTSSHVRKKKRRILFTKSQIFELERRFRQQKYLSANEREQLARIIDLTPTQVKIWFQNHRYKFKKQIGEKDQFYRDVSAAFCSSVGAPTAPRTVPVPVLVKDGLPCYDTTGKNQPQQMIPYDYETAEYPLPVTHSSAVSYHAPSYPFWAY; from the exons ATGAATTCCTTTTCCATAAAAGACATTCTTAATAGACAGGCCGCGGAAGATAGGTTATCAAAGATGCAGAAATTCAAGAGAGACGACGGACAGGCAGAAGCAGCCCACAGTGAACTTGCTTCTTACAGCAAAACAGTTGTCTCTGAGATCCAACACATGGAACGAGCACTTCGAGCGTGTGAAGATACAA GAGACCGAGAACAGGCTCGAGTCGACAATGGCTCCGGATTACAGGACGTGCCCAAGTTTACTACCAGCTCTCATGtgaggaaaaagaaaagaagaataCTCTTCACCAAATCTCAGATCTTTGAGCTGGAGCGTCGATTTCGACAGCAAAAGTACTTAAGTGCCAACGAGAGAGAGCAACTGGCTCGTATAATAGACCTTACTCCGACTCAGGTAAAAATATGGTTCCAAAACCACCGCTACAAGTTCAAAAAACAAATCGGAGAGAAGGATCAGTTTTATAGGGATGTATCAGCAGCGTTTTGCTCGAGTGTCGGAGCGCCAACAGCACCAAGAACTGTTCCCGTACCTGTACTCGTGAAAGATGGCTTACCGTGCTATGATACTACGGGGAAAAATCAACCGCAGCAAATGATTCCGTACGATTACGAGACCGCCGAATACCCTCTACCAGTTACACATTCATCCGCAGTGTCGTACCACGCTCCATCGTATCCGTTTTGGGCCTATTAA